The window TAGCACAAAGTTGTCAGAAGTTCTATGCTTCATAACCAAAACATAATCTTCTTTTTGTTATTTGATTTGCATCATGATGTGTGCCCATATGTTCCCCTGTCGCTTAAAAAAAATTAATGCCCGATGCAACGCACGTGCATATACCTATCATGACAAATAAACCTCATCATGAAAGCATTTATGTACCTATTTAATTTGCGATGGAAGGGTGGCGCCGGGAACGGGGATCAGTGGTGCTGGTGTCAGTGTTGCGGTACAAGGCAGGATGCAGGACAGGACGGCCATCCGTGTGATGCAGTCGGCGGCGAGGGTTTGTAGCATCAGGAGGAGCGCCCGCGACACCTCCAGATTCAAGGTGTTGGCCCGAGACCACCGAAGAGGGAGATGTGGTTAGTATTTCCAGGGGGAAAAAGAGAAGAGGAACAAGAACGACGACCATCTTGGGTTCCAGGTACGATGGAGCCGGCAGCGAAGCGCATGGCGCTTGCAAACATGATACTTTCTTTCTTTTTCATATTGTGCATGATTCAGATTTATGACGAGGACACAAGCAAATTTATAGCATCCGTTGTGATGATACAAGAGAAGTAAGCATAGATGCGTATTTTGTTCAATGTGATGCTACATGAGAGAGCTCGGCCTATGCTGCCAACTGATCTGCGGCGGCGCAGAAGGAGATTTCAAAAGCAGGGCAAGCGAGAGTGATTGTTCTATTGATGATCAGAGGGAGGGCTTGGCAAGAGAGATTGAGGAAGCTCTACTACCTCGATCTTGGCATAGAACCTGATGGCATCATGCCCAGGTAAGATTCTTCTATGTTCCAACTCTGGCACTCGTTGGTCTTTTACTATCAGAGCTTACAAAATCTTAGATGCTGCCTACAAAAGGCTGAGACACAATATTTTGATTGCAGATTGTATATTCTTCAGTAATATGCAAAGACTAAGTGAGAAACACAATGTTTTGATTGCAGTCTTGCAGACAACATTTTGTTCAGCAAGTAGATGCCTTCCTATGCATGTATATCCTGACTGGATTGTCAGCCATTATCGAAAAGAAGCAGGAGTCCGACTTCTCCTTTTGGTATTGAACATAATCACATGTGTTTTGattggactcttccttagggtcttctttttttatttggattCTTTTTTTAGTCTACCATAAGATGGTTACCGAAAACCTTGTGGTTAGTCTACCATAATATTACGCAGCTAAGTTTTTTAATAGAAAGGCATTGATCTATCTGTAATTTTTTCAGAATGATATGTGACATGTTAAACTATTTATACATGGTAATATTTATAAGTAACGCTAAATTTTTAAATCTCATCTGTTAATATGTGAAATTTATGGTTCAGATATTTTAATCTATGTGGTcaaacgtgatggcttgtttgccTTTTGTTTGAAGTATTTAACACTCCAAATATATGACATGTTAAActatttgctccgtatgtagtccgcgTTAGAATCtcgaaaaagacttatatttaggaatggagggagtagatagcACCTGTATAAAAACGCTTTCAGGGGTTATCTATCGTTTGTGATGCAGTGCAAAACTGTTGTACATTTTTAAACCACCTTCTTTTATTTTGTGCATCAGATGAGTCAGTATAGGTCATTGAATTACATTTTTTTATCTAAATACATTGCTATTAAAGTGGAATTCAATTTTTCTACACATCTGAAATTTGACATGCATTATGTTTATATACGCAATAAGTAAGTTTTTAAAAAGCCCGTGTCAATTGAGTAAGTCTTATTGGCGGGGAAAAtaggctatgtgtgtgtgtgttagagagagagggagagagagtgaggaagaggaagggaggagagtgtgtgtgtgaggatttgatggtaaaaaagatcgccaatgtcgtaatattgaaatcttaaagttaatgtgacccgttgcaacgcacgggcgttcttctagtatttTGGTAGATCGTTGATCTCTTTGAATCTAGACCCCAACCACCATGAATGTGTCGCTGACTTAGAAAACAATGACTTGAGATCTCAACATGCATTTCAACCTATGAACAAGGGCACAATATTCTACCAACTAAGAAGAAATCAAAAGATAAAATGAGCAAAGCTAGAGGATTAACATACATCTCCAGTGACGAGAATAATTCTATAAAGCAAAAGAAAAGTAGAGCAAGGTATCAAAAGACTCAGCCTGATGCCACCTAAATTTACTTGTTCAATCCTCACCCGGACCAATCTTGAAACTAATTTCTTGTTGCACAAATATGAACAGAAGGAATCaaacaaataaaagaattattggcaatTAAGAGTCTACGACTGACACATAATCTTGGTGCTGATAGCAGACTGGCCTTTCTTTTTAAAGAATTTTAGTACCAAAGTTATCAAATGGAAACTTCTAACTTCTGAGAGAACAATACTTGTTTTTTCATAATGCTCAAGTATGTTTGCCTTCTCATCTAGGAAACGAAAAGAAACAAAGGAAAGTGAACTTTTCTGGTCACTGAAATCATTTACATTGTAAACAAAAAATATAGTCTTCGTACAACTATCTTATctaaaaaaaattatatatttaATTGAAGGTGTGTCTAGAAGACGATTAATTAAGCCTAACTAATCGATAATATTTTTACCAACCAAGTGAACTCCGGGCCACTATCCTTCAGCTCCGCAAATACTTCCATTGTCTTGCTAACGTCATCGATGTCCGATCTCAACTTATGCGCCTGCATAGGTTCCGACGCGTCCGCTCTGTGAATGGCTGAATGGAACCCTCTCAATTGATCCGAAGAAACTGCTGATAATTTTGTACACCTTGTCCAAATTCACATTATTCTGCGTCGGGGGCTTCACGAGATCCTTCGTGTAAACACTAATGTACTGTTGAGATTACTATTGTACTTTCTCATCCATTGTTAGTGANNNNNNNNNNNNNNNNNNNNNNNNNNNNNNNNNNNNNNNNNNNNNNNNNNNNNNNNNNNNNNNNNNNNNNNNNNNNNNNNNNNNNNNNNNNNNNNNNNNNNNNNNNNNNNNNNNNNNNNNNNNNNNNNNNNNNNNNNNNNNNNNNNNNNNNNNNNNNNNNNNNNNNNNNNNNNNNNNNNNNNNNNNNNNNNNNNNNNNNNNNNNNNNNNNNNNNNNNNNNNNNNNNNNNNNNNNNNNNNNNNNNNNNNNNNNNNNNNNNNNNNNNNNNNNNNNNNNNNNNNNNNNNNNNNNNNNNNNNNNNNNNNNNNNNNNNNNNNNNNNNNNNNNNNNNNNNNNNNNNNNNNNNNNNNNNNNNNNNNNNNNNNNNNNNNNNNNNNNNNNNNNNNNNNNNNNNNNNNNNNNNNNNNNNNNNNNNNNNNNNNNNNNNNNNNNNNNNNNNNNNNNNNNNNNNNNNNNNNNNNNNNNNNNNNNNNAATGTTGATTTTGTCTTTTTGTTTACACTATTCATGCCAGATTTCACTTTTTTTTTCTTAATGTGTATTTCGAGTTTGGACCTGAATTTTTTAGGGGTTGTAGCTATATTCCTTGCGAACATTCACATTGTTTTtcgatttttttttgaaacatttaTGAATGTTTTTTTTTTAACTTGGAACATCGGGAGTACCCCAAGAATGGGAGTCCTGATACTTTCCCATGGAATGGGTGTGGTTCACACGAGCTACGTGATAAACCACCCACTGTCTTCTGACCTTGACAATCGGGGGGGATTGGATGATTTGCTCCACTTTACAAGGGGTTGGATGATTTGCCCTTTGATTGTCTCAATGATAGTGGCCCCGGGccccacctgatagcctctgaggGGGGGCAAATTATCCAATGAAGAAGTAAAGTGGGGTAAAATATCCAATTTCTCTGACAATCGGATAGTAGCCGGACTCTCGCACTGCAGGACTGCCCCGCTCAGAAATTGCTTCGCCTTCTCCTGTGCGGACGGCTACACCACGCCGGTCGACGCCGCTCCGCCCCGCCCCCGCCTCCCTCCTCCTTCAGCGTCGATACTCATCCGGCCTCGCCCACCGGCGGTCCTCCCGGCCCTGTCTCGCCGTCCTTCCGCGTCCCGCTACAGCCTCATTCGGCCGGTCGCACCGGGCGCCCCCCAGGTGCTCGTCGAAACGCCGCAGAGGCGTTCGACCGCCCCCAAGCGTGCCAGGCGCGTCCTCGGCTGCTCTCGCGGCGGCGGACCGGGTCCTCATGGCGCAGGCCAAGCGGTACGTGCTGCGGCTCTTCATCTCGCTCAAGTACGTGACGGCCAACGTGGTGGACCGGCAGAGCGGCCGCGTCGTGGTCACCGCCTCCACCGTCGAGAAGCCCCTCCGGGACGGGCTAGAGTGCGGCCGCGCCTGCAACGCCAAGGCGGCCGCCGCCGTCGGCGAAGTGCTGGCCatgcgcctccgggtggacggccTGGCCCACGAGCCCATCCACGCTGACGCTGCCAAGGAGGTCGAGAAGAAGGGCTTCAAGAACCGCACCAAGGTCTGGGCCATCCTCAACGCGCTCCGCAGCCACGGCGTCAACCTCCACGTAGACGACAACGGGGACCATAGGTGGCACGTCTGATGAGCATCAGTGCGTCCCTCCAACTCTCTGCCCTCATGCTCCTTCTAAACGTAAGATGCTACAAATAAGGTGCAGGTGTTTGAGTGCTTTCAGTGCTTTGAATTCAACATGATATTTGATGTTGCTTCACTGTTGTAGTTCTCTGCTCCCAGCTAGTTGTATCCATGTTTCAAGTATGAACATCTAATACTTTGCCTTGTTGCAAGGTCACCGCTGAAACATGACTTGTATCTAAACAGAGGTAACTCTGCAGTGTTCCTGAATAAGATTTCAGTAAAATGAAATGAAATGTGGTAACGAATGTACCAAAGGATCAAGTAGGGTAACTGCTGTTGTGGCATGGAAATTTACACTCCATGACTTGTTGACACTTCAGACAAACAATACATCAGTTTGCTTTGTTGCAAGATCACTGCTGAAACTAAACTTGTATCTAAACAGAGACAACTCTGCTGCGTTTCTGAATCAGGTTTCAGTAACATTTAAATGAAACAGAGATAACTCTGCAGTGTTTCTGAATCAGATTTCAGTACGCTTTAAATGAAATGCATTTACAGATATACCAAAACATCAAGCAGGATAATAGCTGTAATGGCAGGAAATTTACACCCCATATGGCTTGTTGACAGTTGTAACAACAATGCAATAACATTAGGCTTCAGAGATGCATAAAAACCTCAAGAAAGTTTTATTTTGGAGACTAGGCAGCAACAAGTTTTACACCGGCGGACCATTCTCATGCTATAGAGTATAATAATGGCGAAAAGCGTGGTCAGCTCACTCATATAGTGAGCCGACTGAGTGATTCTAGTTTCTTGTACGCGTGGAGCTGGATCAGAGCACCATCTAGGAGAGCCTTCTTGCCATTGCTGATCACTTCTCTTGACTGTTTGAGCTTACACCTGGCAGCAGTCAGCTCATTCTTCAGGTTCCTCATCTTCAACGTATCCCTGGCCTTGTCGAGGTCCCTGATCTTCTTCTCAATCATATGCAGATCCTTGTGGTCAGAGTGAACTCTTGACGTCGGTAGAGCCCTGGACAAGTGTTGCGGTAACGGTGGAGCTGAAGGCGGTGTGTCCCTGCTTCTTTTCTGCAAACAAGTAAGTAGCAGTTTAGTCCTAGTTGTGGAAGTAATTGTTGAAATAGGAAACAGTTCACTCCCTTAAGTGGTGAAAACTGGCAGCGGTTCAAGTTAAGTGTTTGGACATGTAGAGCTTCATCTTGTTTTCTTTTTCCCCTGTTTCAAAACGGTTTATCCCAATACCACCTTTTCTGGTTTCTGTTTCATGCAAGGTGTTTGTATCATCATTCTGGCAAGAACAGAGTACACATGATCCTTGTCGCCGTTTACAGAGGATACCAAAGTACAATACATATCACAGCTCCCCATTTGGCTACTACACAAAGCTTCCTTCATTCTGCagtacaagtactccctccgttcggaattacttgtcgcgaaaatggatgtatctagacatattttagttctagatacatccatttccgagacaagtaattccgaacggagggagtagaaaagagGGATGCATACCTGCTTATTACGATTGTCAGACGGTCGACGAGGGCGGACAATCTTGACGTCCTTCCTTGTCTTCCTCTTGAGCCACTGGCAGAGCTCCGCTGGGTCCACCTTCCCCGCCACGGCCACGACCCCAGTCCCGACGTCTCCCACCGACGTTTCAACCCCTGTCAAACCAAAAAGTCAAGCAGAAAACAGGTAAACCAAGCAAGATGGGTCAGGCGCGTACCTGTGAAGGTTCGGATGGCGGCCATGGCCTTGTCGATCTTGTCGATGCAGCCCATGCACCGGCACTGCATGTCGACCTGGAGCCTGAACCTGATGTGCGTGTGCTTGGCTCCCTCCTGCCAAGAGCCAGATTAAGCTCGTCATGCACGCCTGAGGCCATGTTGTGTTAACTGAAGGTGGTTTAGGCAGATTTTGACTTGCAAGATTTTACTTATTTTTATGTTTGCGGGGATTTGCAAGGAACTTAATCCCCCTCAGGCCCCGCTTCACCAGCCCTATGTGATTTCCAACTGAAAAAAACGACGGACTGATGTCTGTATATTTTACAGGTGTAGAAGCGTGGAAAACGACAATCCAATCAGGCCCTCAATCCTCACCAAAACCGAGCAAGATGGGGGCAGCAGAATCCATGGAAGAatgaggaggacgaggagaaggaggaggtgagAGTACTTCCTTACCGTGGCCATGGTGACCGGCTGGGCACACAGCTTGTCTGAGTGGTCACAGATCGTGTGGGGTTTGGTGGAGGTCGAGGGTGGGTGGTTTAAGTAGGCGTGCCATCACTCTCGGTGGCCAATTAAGCGCTCGGATGTCGGATTGGATGGGCGGTGCCGTGAAGGAGCGATCGTTTGTGACCTTCACCCCtggttcatactccctccgttcggattacttgtcacaaaaatggataaaaatggatgtatctataactaaaatacatctagatacattcattttttagACGAGTAATTTCAAAAGGAAGAAGTATTAGTCAGTGCTGTGTAGTAATCGTCAAA is drawn from Triticum dicoccoides isolate Atlit2015 ecotype Zavitan chromosome 6B, WEW_v2.0, whole genome shotgun sequence and contains these coding sequences:
- the LOC119322825 gene encoding uncharacterized protein LOC119322825 isoform X2, giving the protein MATEGAKHTHIRFRLQVDMQCRCMGCIDKIDKAMAAIRTFTGVETSVGDVGTGVVAVAGKVDPAELCQWLKRKTRKDVKIVRPRRPSDNRNKQKRSRDTPPSAPPLPQHLSRALPTSRVHSDHKDLHMIEKKIRDLDKARDTLKMRNLKNELTAARCKLKQSREVISNGKKALLDGALIQLHAYKKLESLSRLTI
- the LOC119322825 gene encoding uncharacterized protein LOC119322825 isoform X1 gives rise to the protein MATEGAKHTHIRFRLQVDMQCRCMGCIDKIDKAMAAIRTFTGVETSVGDVGTGVVAVAGKVDPAELCQWLKRKTRKDVKIVRPRRPSDNRNKQKRSRDTPPSAPPLPQHLSRALPTSRVHSDHKDLHMIEKKIRDLDKARDTLKMRNLKNELTAARCKLKQSREVISNGKKALLDGALIQLHAYKKLESLSRLTI
- the LOC119322825 gene encoding uncharacterized protein LOC119322825 isoform X3, translated to MQCRCMGCIDKIDKAMAAIRTFTGVETSVGDVGTGVVAVAGKVDPAELCQWLKRKTRKDVKIVRPRRPSDNRNKQKRSRDTPPSAPPLPQHLSRALPTSRVHSDHKDLHMIEKKIRDLDKARDTLKMRNLKNELTAARCKLKQSREVISNGKKALLDGALIQLHAYKKLESLSRLTI
- the LOC119322825 gene encoding heavy metal-associated isoprenylated plant protein 9-like isoform X4 encodes the protein MATEGAKHTHIRFRLQVDMQCRCMGCIDKIDKAMAAIRTFTGVETSVGDVGTGVVAVAGKVDPAELCQWLKRKTRKDVKIVRPRRPSDNRNKQNDDTNTLHETETRKGGIGINRFETGEKENKMKLYMSKHLT
- the LOC119322827 gene encoding 50S ribosomal protein L18-like; protein product: MAQAKRYVLRLFISLKYVTANVVDRQSGRVVVTASTVEKPLRDGLECGRACNAKAAAAVGEVLAMRLRVDGLAHEPIHADAAKEVEKKGFKNRTKVWAILNALRSHGVNLHVDDNGDHRWHV